Genomic segment of Triticum aestivum cultivar Chinese Spring chromosome 6A, IWGSC CS RefSeq v2.1, whole genome shotgun sequence:
agtactggtaaggtacacatcaattacatgtatattaaatatacctttggtgttgccggccttcttgtccgctaagtatttggggcagttccgtttccagtgaccattccctttgcaataaaagcactccgtctcaggcttgggtccattctttggcttcttcccggcagcttgcttgccgggcgcggcaacctccttgccgtccttcttgaagttctttttacccttgcctttcttgaacttagtggttttattgaccatcaacacttgatgttccttcttgacttctacctccgctgatttcagcattgagaacaactcaggaatggtcttttgcatcccctgcatgttgaagttcatcacaaagctcttgtagcttggtggaagcgactggaggattctgtcaatgaccacatcatccgggagattaactcccagctgagacaagcggttatgtaacccagacatagcgagtatgtgctcactgacaaaactattttcctccatcttacagctgaagaacttatcggagacttcatatctctcgatccgggcatgagcttgaaaaaccattttcagctcttcgaacatctcatatgctccatgtctctcaaaacgcttttggagtcccggctctaaactgtaaagcatgccgcactgaacgagggagtagtcgtcaacacgtgtctgccaagcgttcataacgtcttggttctgtgggacgggtggatcacctagcggtgcttgtaggacataatctttcttggcatctatgaggatgatcctcaggttccggacccagtccgtatagttgctgccatcgtctttcagcttggttttctctaggaacgcattgaagttaaggactacgttggccatttgatctacaagacatattgcaaagattttagactaagttcatgataattaagttcatctaatcaaattattaatgaactcccacttagattagacatccctctagtcatctaagtattacatgatccgagttaactagaccgtgtccgatcatcacgtgagacggactagtcaacgtcggtgaacatcttcatgttgatcgtatcttctatacgactcatgctcgacctttcggtctactgtgttctgaggccatgtctgtacatgctaggctcgtcaagttaaccctaagtgttttgcatgtgtaaaactgtcttacacccgttgtatgtgaacgtaaggatctatcacacccgatcatcacggcgtgtttcgaaacgacgaactttagcaacggtgcacagttaggggagaacacttcttgaaattgttatgagggatcatcttatttactaccgtcgttctaagtaaacaagatgcaaaacatgataaacatcacatgcaatcacataattaacgtgacatgatatgaccaatatcacatagctcctttgatctccatcttggggctccatgatcatcttgtcaccggcttgacaccatgatctccatcatcatgatctccatcatcgtgtctccatgaagttgctcgccaactattacttctactactatggctaacgcgtttagcaataaagtaaagtaatttacatggcatttcttaatgacacgcaggtcatataaaagaataaagacaactcctatggctcctgccggttgtcatactcatcgacatgcaagtcgtgattcctattacaatagcatgaacatctcatacatcacatatagatcattcatcattcatcacaactttggccatatcatatcacaaaccacttgctgcaaaaacaagttagacgtcctttaattgttgttgcaagttttacgtggctgaattagggttctagcaagaacgtcttcttacctacgttaaagccacaacgtgatttgtcaacttctatttacccttcataaggaccctgttcatcgaatctgctccaactaaagtgggagagacagacacccgccagccaccttatgcaactagtgcatgttagtcggtggaaccggtctcacgtaagcgtacgtgtaaggttggtccgggccgcttcatcccacaataccgctgaagcaagaaaagactagtaacggcaagaaagttgacaaatctacgcccacaactaattgtgttctactcgcgcaagaagaactacgcatagacctagctcatgatgccactgttggggaacgttgcagaaaacaaaaaatttcctactcgtttcaccaagatccatctaggagttcatctagcaacgagtgatcggattgcatctacatacctttgtagatcacgcgcggaagcgttcaaagaacggggatgaggaaggcgtactcgacgtgatccaaatcatcgatgaccagcgccgaacggacggcacctccgcgttcaacacacgtacgggacgggagacgtctcctccttcttgatccagcaagggggaaggagaggttggtgaagatccagcagcacgacggcgtggtggtggatgcagggcgtcacagtagcagggcttcgcctatgctaCAAGAGGGAGACGTAacagggagagagggaggcgccaggggctggtgtgtgaagtccctcctcttccccactatatataggggtgccatgggGGGGAAGCGCCGGACCTAGTAGATGGATCtactaggggggggggcggcctagggtggggggcttgccccccaagcaaggggcgccccctctagggtttcccccccaaccctagccgcatgggcccttggggggtggagccccagcccactatgggctgggttccctcccacttcagcccatggggcccccggggataggtggccccacccggtggacccccgggacccttccggtggtcccggtataataccggtgaccccgaaacttgtcccgatggccgaaacagcacttcctatatataattctttacctccggaccatttcggaactcctcgtgacgtccgggatctcatccgggaccccgaacaacattcaggttactgcatatacatatcttcacaaccctagcgtcaccgaaccttaagtgtgtagaccctacgggttcgggagacaagcagacatgatcgagacgactctccggtcaataaccaacagcgggatctggatacccatgttggctcccacatgctccacgatgatctcatcggatgaaccacgatgtcaaggattcaatcaaccccgtatgcaattccctttgtcaatcgatatgttacttgctcgagattcgatcgtcggtatcccaatacctcgttcaatctcgttaccggcaagtcactttactcgtaccgtaatgcatgatcttgtgaccagacacttggtcactttgagctcaatatgatgatgcattactgagtgggcccagtgatacctctccgtcatacggagtgacaaatcccagtcttgatccatgtcaaccggCAAACAGAAACTAAAGCAGGTGTTGGATTTCAAACTGGTGTTAAAGATTATAAATTGACTTACTACACACTATTACGTCTTGTTTTTACTCCTATATTGGGAGTTACTCTACATATTGCAATGCCTGAACCCTTTTTATCTTTTCTGTATCGGGgatcgtcaaaataagcaaaaatagtatttctaCGTAAAACACCCATAAGGGGGTGGCGGATGTCAGCGGTTCGAGTCCGCTTATCTCCGAACTGAAACATCTTAGTAGCCAGAGGAAAAGAAAGCAAAAGCGATTCCCGTAGTAGCGGCTAAGGGAAGGAACTTCCTATTCCGACCGAGGAGAACATGCCATTCTACAGGGCGTTTAATTATTCGAATGTATCAGCAGAATTTTTTGGATAACTCGGTTAATCATCCTAACCAAGATCGATTATTGGATTACAAAAGGCAATTAGCTAGAGCAGCAGGTGTTGTAGCGAAACTCATTGCAAAAGAGGGTAAAACTCGGCAAAATAGCCCCATAACTTCGGGAGAAGGGGTGCCCCCTCACAAAAGGGGGCCGCAATGACCAGTTGGTTGAACCTTAGGTGGTTCTCGGAAGAAGATAGCGAAAAAAATTATCCCTAAAGTCGAAACTAAAAGGAACGTAGCTTCCAAGGTTAAAGGTAGATGAACAGCCATTTGAGCGCTATAGACTTCAATGCGGTAGAGTAGACGTTTTGTTCCTAATTTTTCTAGACCAAACCTCCGCTCCGACCCAACGATACAATGAATTTTTTCTGTTCATATTCATAAATAAAAAAGATTCGGAATCACCGACTGTTGCTAAGCAGTTTTGGGATACTAAACGGACCTCCCCAGATGGTAATCTTAAAGTGGTCGATTTACCCTCTTTTGCAATGAGTTTCACCTTTCCTCAACCTTCCCCTCCTAAATCTTAGAATCCTAATGCCACAGAAGGACCAGTGGTGATACAATCGGACACCTTGAAGTATTGGTTACATTGTCCAGGGAGGGTTTATTATGGTCAGCGTATTGGCATCTTGTGTCTGATATCAAGTTACTGATGACTGAGAGAGAGAGTTTATTCCTTTGTAGATTAAACGTGAACAAATTAGGGCAGCAGATCGACTGGCGCCGTATAGTCGCACTAAGCGTAGCACGCGGTAAGATACATCCAGGACCACCATGTATTGACGGGCTCCTGCCTCTCTACTATAACTCTGTTATTATGGAAGAAATTTCTTTCACCCCCCTCCTAAAAAAATGAAAGAAGATATGCACACATGCATGCCATTTATCGGGACCTAAAGCCGGGCTTGACCGTCATATCGTATCGTGCGGAAATTGTTGGATTCAACACACATGCATGCCTATGATGTTTGAGTCGTGCACGTACGTGACTACATGAGTTGGAGATCGTGCGTGTTACGCTACCAAACGACCATGCTGGGCACGGCATCAATTAATCTCCAATTACGTACGTACTCATTATATATTGCCAGAGATCAGAGTTCGATCTACCCCCCACGTACGCACAGTCGACCTAGCCAAAATTGTTGATCCACGGAGAGGGCTATTCGATTGACGATGGGTGATCCGTCGGCGGTCCACCTTCCCGACCTCGTGCTCGCGGAGATCTTCGTGCGGCTGCCGTCCAAGGACTTCCACCGGTGCCGCTGCCTCTCCCGCGCCTGGGCAGCCGCCCTCTCCTCCGACGACCTCATCGACCGTCACCTCTCGGTGCACGGCAAGATCCGGCTGCACTACGACGACGTCATGACACACCTGGTCTTCGAGTGCTCCATTCGCCGTCGCATAGTGACAGAGCTCGAGAGCTTGGGCGACGGCGAGACGTCTTCCGAGGAGAAAGAGAGCAGCGAGCGCGACTGTGAGGTGCCAGAAGAGAACGAGAACGGTCAGGAGACTCCCAAGGAAGACGATAATGAaacagatgatgatgatgattttaatTTCGAAGAAGAGTGTTGGCGAGAGGAATACCGGACCAAAGGCTATGTGGAGGCATACGAGGACTACTATACTGCGATGCCATATTGCAATGCATTGTGGGAAAAGGCAAAGGAGGAAATTCTTGGGATCAAGGCTACCGACTCCAATGACTATGACGAAGCCAGCGCCATGCTCCTTAAAGCATGCACCGTTCCATACGGTGCTCTCCATCCCCGCATCCGGCAACCGTTCTTGGAAGAGGACCCTTCCATGCACCCCTTGAGCGGCCAAGGAAAATCAAAAGGGCATATTGACGCCAGGAGTATTCGTGGCCGCGAGAGGACGGAAGAGGAGGTCGACCAAGAAATCATTGCTTTTCTCAGGAGATTACGTGATATGGACCCACAAGCACCAGTAAGTGACCGATCAACTTTCTGATAGAACATCCGTTGATGTCTAAGTAGCTAATTGTATGTGGTTAGTTAAATAATTCAAATATCTACATGTATGTTGATGCAGCTTTTGAGGGAGTTTGATACCTACCAGTTGCCACCCATACCTCCGCAAGGGCAAGACGGGGTGGTTTCTTTTGAGGAAGGGGTTGTGCAAGAAGATGGCTCCGACTACTCGGATAATGGGGATGTTTGCCAGCACTCTGTCGTCGACGACTCTTAGATTCAAACACAGTAATATATATGACAAGTCAATCTACCAGCCGATTTAATTTTATGATAGATGATACATTTGTGTTTTCAAAGCTATATGCCTTAGCGGGTGACATATATCTATTAATTATTTGTTATCTCAGAAATCTTGCAGTTTATATGAGTTTCGTTCTTGCCAAGACTGAACACACAAGCTATACGCCTATTCACTAGTGGTGTAATCTTATCTATGTTCCATATTTTTTTAGGTGACAAATAAAATAAGGGTTGTGCCACGAAATTAAATTCCCCACAAAATAACCGTGCAAGCTGTGCTATAGCTGCCCCGGAGCCTCTCCGCTATGCCATGGCTGCTGCTGCGAAATCCTCGACAATGCTTTCTAAATGCATGGCTCCGAGATCAGCAAAAACCTCAAGAAATCATCTCTCCCACCTGAAAAATTGCTGCGGTTGCCGCTATGACGTCGGCTATAGCTGCTGCAAAGGCAGCAATGAAATTGTTTCTCCCGGGATTTTAATCTTGCTAACAAATACTAGCAAAACTCTGTTGTTTGCTAAATTGCCTCACGAATCCTCTTGACAGAAAAGTCATCGTTGTGATCGGTGGAGCGTCGCTTATTCCCTGATTGTTGGTGGCTCCGCAGAGCATCTACGAAGGCGTGCTCGAAGTCTTGCAGCGTCGAGGGCAAAAAGGAGGCAAAGGCAACTCGGGGTGAGAGCAAGCTGGGACGGTAGCCGCTATAGACGTTCCACCGATTCTCCTCAGTTTTTTTCCAGTCGAATTCCGATTGTGCTAGGGTTGCCGGCAGCTGGATCCGATGGTCCCATTCCGAGAAACCGCCCGCTATGGCTTTATTCCCATTTGCCTTGATCTTGTACTGGTGGAGAATATCACCTAACCTATAACACAGCATgccgtcgccggcgtcgaaccaggCGCCGCTCGGCGGGTCGTTGCCGTCGTCAAACCAGGCGCCGCTTGGCGGGTCGTTGCTGTCGTCGTTCACATGGAAGGTGTAGCGCAGCTCCCAGCCATGCAGCCGTTCGCCGTCGTCCCTGTGATCCTTAGGCGGCACGACAGCAGCAGCTACTGGAGCAGAGCAGCGGGTGGTGGTGCGGCATGGAGGCCGTTCGATATATTGCTCGTGGCCTCCGCTAGCTCCGTCGCTAGCTGCTACCTCTATGCCATTTCTTCTGCTCCTTGACTGCAAGTTGCCTCTGCCCCGCCGCTAACAAGCTGGTTCTTTCCTCTGAGCTGATTCCTCTCGCTGTAGACTTCCTCCTCTAAACCAACTACTGCTGTCGCATGAAGGCATCTACTATTCAGTTTTTTCTCCTCTGATTTTCCAATCGAATCTTGGTGTTGTAGCTTCTATGGATTTGTGCGCACGAGGAAGAAAATAGAAGATAAGAGAGTAAGCACATACGGTGGTGGAAGGATAACAAGTTTGTCCTGAAGCTAGCTATGGTTGCATG
This window contains:
- the LOC123129888 gene encoding uncharacterized protein, with amino-acid sequence MGDPSAVHLPDLVLAEIFVRLPSKDFHRCRCLSRAWAAALSSDDLIDRHLSVHGKIRLHYDDVMTHLVFECSIRRRIVTELESLGDGETSSEEKESSERDCEVPEENENGQETPKEDDNETDDDDDFNFEEECWREEYRTKGYVEAYEDYYTAMPYCNALWEKAKEEILGIKATDSNDYDEASAMLLKACTVPYGALHPRIRQPFLEEDPSMHPLSGQGKSKGHIDARSIRGRERTEEEVDQEIIAFLRRLRDMDPQAPLLREFDTYQLPPIPPQGQDGVVSFEEGVVQEDGSDYSDNGDVCQHSVVDDS